The genomic interval TATAGTTGACCACATCGACGAAAACGTCCGGCCCGGCGCATTCGGCCAGAGCGCTCAGCAGCGATCTATCCACCGAAGCCACCACCCCAGGCTCCCGCAAGGCGATGCTCAGCAGTCTGCGCGTGAGCGGAGTGAATTCCGCCGGCCCCGCAGAACCCGGCTGCCGGGCCGCCAGCGCCGGAACCGGCGTCCTGGGACCTGCCCCGCCGGATTCGGTTCCGCGTCCGGCAGCCGGATTCGAAAAGCCGGTGAGTGATTCCAGGCGCCGGGTCATCAGCTGTTTGAGCACACCTTCAGGCACGCGTTCGATGAGTGGGAATGCCAGGCTGGCTAGCTGAGCCTGGCCATCAAGATTCTGCAGGTCCAGCCCTTCTGCGAGGCGGTTGAACAGATACTCAATGGCCGGAGATGCACTGGCCACTCGATGATTGAATGCTGCACTCCCCTCCTTGCGAACCAGAGAATCCGGATCTTCTCCGTCCGGGAGGAACATGAAGCGCAACTGCCGCCCATCGGTGAGTGACGGCAGCGCGTTTTCCAGCGCGCGCCAGGCGGCCTGTCGCCCCGCCCGGTCACCGTCGAAACAGCACACCACCTCTGACGCATAGCGGTAGAGTTTGTGAAAGTGCTCGGCTGTCGCCGCTGTTCCCAGTGTCGCCACCCCATTGGCGATACCGGCCTGGGCCAGTGCCACCACATCCATATAGCCTTCCACCACGATCAGCCGGTCAATGCGACGCAGGGCCTGACGGGCCTCGAACAGTCCATAGAGCTCCCGGCCCTTGTGAAAGATCGGAGTCTCCGGACTGTTCAGATACTTGGGTCCTTCCTGGGTGCCAAGTACCCGGCCGCCGAAGCCGATCACGCGCCCGCGCGTATCCCGGATGGGAAACATGACCCTGCCACGGAAGCGGTCATAGGTTCGGCCGTTTTCATGCCGGATGAGCAGACCGGCTTCGAGCAGCAGCGCCTCGGTGACCGACGTATCCCCTGCCAGGGATTCAGTGAGCGTCTGCCACTCCTCCGGAGCAAAGCCGATGCCGAAATCCCTTGCCACCATGCCCGTGAGGCCGCGCGCGCGGAGATAGTCGATGGCCGCCGGGGAAGTCTTCAGCGCGTTCCGATAAATCTGCTCTGCCTTCGCAAGCACATCGAACAGCCCGGTGTTGTTCCGCTCGGGTTTTCCCCGACCACCTTCGCGCGGTACTTCCACCCCGACCAGCTTCGCCAGGGTTTCCACCGCTTCAACGAATTCCAGCCGGTCATGCTCCAGCAGAAAAGTCAGCGCAGTGCCGCTCACGCCACAGCCGAAACAGTGGTAGAACTGCTTTTCCGGGCTGACGCTGAAGGAAGGGCTCTTCTCGTCGTGGAACGGGCACAGCGCCTGGTAATTCCTGCCCGCTTTCTTCAGCTGCACCCGGGCATCGATCACATCAACGATGTCGATCCGCGCCAGCAGATCATTGATGAAAGATTGTGGTATGCGCCCCGCCATGGGCGATTACGTTACCAGTGTCAGCGGCCGTACACATCCTCGAATCGGACAATGTCGTCTTCTCCGAGATAGGCGCCGACCTGCACCTCGATGAGCTCGAGCGTAAGGCGCCCCGGATTACCCAGACGATGCCGCACACCCAGCGGGATATAGGTGCTTTCGTTCTCCGTCAGCGTGAGCGTCTCTTCGCCCCGGGTGACCTCCGCTGTGCCTCTGACCACGATCCAGTGCTCGGCCCGATGGTGGTGCATCTGCAGGGACAGCCGTTCCCCGGGTTTCACTTTAATGCGCTTGACCTGATAACGCTCACCCTGACCGACCGCCTCGAAGCTGCCCCAGGGGCGGAACACCTCCCGATGACTGACAAACTCCTCCCGGGCAGAGGCTTTCAGTCGATCCACCAGAAGTTTCACGTCCTGAACCTGATCCTTGTCCGCGATGAGCACGGCGTCGGCGGTCTCCACCACCACCAGATTCGACACGCCCACCGTGCCTACCAGTCGATCCTCAGCCCGAACGTAGGAACCGGTGGTCCCCACTGCCAGCACATCGCCCTGGAAATGATTGCCCGCCTCATCCTGCTCGGAAGCTTCCCACATCGCGGACCAGGAGCCCACATCGCTCCAGCCACAACTCACCGGCACCACCATGGCGCGATCGGTTTTCTCCATCACCGCGTAGTCGATCGAGATCGACGGAGCATTGAGGAAGCTTCTGCCGGGTCTGAAAAAATCCAGGTCCACACTGCCTTCGCCGAACGCAGTCTGCACAGCCGCCGCGAGATCCGGGTTATGTCGTTCGAGTTCCTGGAGATAGGCACCGGCACCCAGTAGAAACATGCCCGAGTTCCAGAGATAAGCGCCGCTGGCGAGATATTCCTCAGCGCGCGCCTGATCCGGTTTCTCGACAAAGGACCGGACGGCAACCGCTGTGCCGGATTCCCGGGCGCAATCCGGCGCTGCCGTCTCGATGTAGCCGTAACCTGTCTCAGCACGGACCGGCTTGATACCGAAGGTGACCAGCCCCCCCTGCTCCGCCGCCTGCTGCGCCTGAGCCACCGCCGCAGCGAAGGCTTCCGGTTCACGAATGAGGTGATCGGACGGCAGGACGAGCATCAATGCATCGTCCGCAACCGCTCGGCAGGCATGAGCAGCGAGCGCGATAGCCGGCGCAGTATTTCTACCTTCCGGCTCGAGTATCAGATGGGACCAGCGACTGCCCAGCGCGCGGCACTGCTCCGCCACCAGAAAGCGATGTTCTTCGTTGCAGACGATGACGGGTGCTTCGGCGCAGACACTGGCTGCCCGGGACAGGGTCTGCTGCAGCATGGACTGATCCGACAGCAGCGCGTGGAACTGTTTGGGAAACAGCGCCCTGGACAGGGGCCACAGGCGGCTGCCGGTGCCACCGGCCAGGATCACGGGAATCAGACGCATGGCATCTCCGGTTGGACAACGGTCACGGTGCCAACATACCGTAATCGCACGACGAACCGGACCTTGTGCCTGTGACAGTTTGCAAGCGGATTATGAGTGGCTGTGTCAGGGAGAACGCGGCAACTGCTGACCGGCGCAGGGAAGGATCCGCTCAGCCCAGACGTGCTTTCACCAGAGCGCTGACTGCGCCCATATCGGCACGTCCGGCGGCGGCTTCTTTGATCTGTGCCATGACTTTCCCCATGTCCCTGACCGAGGCTGCGCCGGTTGCCGCAATGGCCGCAGTTACCAGTTCGTCCAGTTCCGCCTCGTTCAGGGGTTCCGGCATGAAGGACTCGATCACGGAGATCTCGTACGCTTCCTGATCCGCCAGATCCGAACGACCCGCACTGGTGAACTGACTCAGAGAATCGTTGCGCTGCTTGAGCATCCGGGTCAGCACCGCGATCACGTCCGCGTCGGTCAGCTCCCTGCGCTCGTCGACTTCGAGGCGTTTCATTTCCGCATTGACCAGGCGCAGCGTGCCCACGCGCACCTTGTCGCGGGCTTTCATGGCAGCTTTGGTGGCATCGAGGATGCGGGTTTTCAGGTCGGTCATCGATCGGCTCCCGGGAGCCTGCACCGGCCCTGGGCGGCCCGGACGACGCCGGACCGCCTGCGGCGGCCCGTCGACGAGCCGCCGTGGCGGGTCATCAGAATGTTTTCTCGAATCTTCGCGATTCGCGCTGGAGCTTCTTCATGTGTCGCTTCACCGCCGCGGCCGCCTTGCGCTTACGCACCGAGGTCGGCTTCTCATAGAACTCGCGACGACGCACCTCTGAGAGCACGCCGGCTTTTTCGCAGGAACGCTTGAAGCGACGCAGAGCGACATCGAAGGGCTCATTCTCTTTGACTTTAACGATGGGCATAAGAAGTTTCTTGTCGAGACAATCCGATTGGAAAACGGGCGCGAATTCTACTCAAGAGCCGTACCAGATTGCAAAGGGCCGTTTCCGGGTTTTCGCGGCAACCGGCTCTGCCCGGTTTCGAAGTGCTAACGGCTCCGCCAAACCGGTATGATCCCGCGATGCTTGTGCTGGGTATCGAGACCTCCTGCGATGAAACCGGAATCGCCCTCTATGACGGCGCCCGGGGCCTGCTCGCGGACGTTCTGCACTCCCAGGTGGGAATTCATGCGCCCTTCGGGGGCGTTGTCCCGGAGCTGGCCTCCCGGGACCATATCCGCAAACTCGTGCCTCTGGTTCGCCAGGTTCTCGAGCAGGCAGATGCGACCCTTGGCGATCTGACGGGTGTGGCCTATACCAGCGGTCCCGGCCTTGCCGGGGCGCTCATGGTCGGTGCCGGTTTTGGCCGCAGCCTGGCCTGGATGCTGGGTATCCCCGGAATCGGCGTGCATCACATGGAGGCCCACCTGCTCGCCCCGCTGATCGAAGCCGAGCGACCCGAGCTGCCCTTTGTCGCCCTGCTGGTCTCCGGCGGCCATACCCAGCTGGTGCAGGTGGACGGCATCGGCGCATATACCCTGCTCGGCGAAAGCGTCGACGACGCTGCCGGGGAAGCCTTTGACAAGGCCGCCAAAATGCTCGATCTCCCCTACCCGGGCGGTCCGCACCTGGCCCGCTGCGCGACCACCGGCGATCCGCAGCGCTTCCGTTTCCCGCGACCCATGACCGACCGTCCGGGCCTCGACTTCAGCTTCAGCGGTCTGAAAACCTTCACGCTGAACACGGTGGCCGCCCACGCACCCCTGGATGACCGGGACCGGGCGGACATCGCCAGAGCCTTCGAGGAGGCGGTGGTCGACACCATCGTCATCAAGTGCCAGCGCGCGCTGGAGGCAACCGGCAACCATCAGCTCCTGATTGCCGGTGGTGTGAGCGCGAATCTGCGGCTGCGCGCTCAGCTCGAAGCCCGGCTCGATGCCCGCGTCTTCTACCCTTCCCTGCGGCTGTGCACGGACAATGGCGCAATGATCGCCTTCGCTGGATACCTGCGACTGGCAGCGGGAGAAGGGGACGAACTGGCCGTGCGGGTCCGGCCACGCTGGCCCATGGCGGAACTGACCGAGGTAGGCGGTCCGGCAGTGGTCGCAACAGCGGCACCGGTCAACTCCTGAGCGCGGGCGGATGGCTGTGGATCGAATCCTCATCGACGATCTGCAGGTACACTGTGTAATCGGAGTACACGACTGGGAGCGCTCAGTACGACAGAAACTGCTCATCTGCGTCGAACTCCTCACCAGCCTGAAGCGCGCCGGCGAAGCCGACGACCTCAACCTCACGATCGACTACGCCCGGGTCGCCGCCGACATCGAGGCGCTGGCAGAATCCGGGAAGTTTCAACTCATTGAAGCGCTCGCAGAGGCAATCGCCACTCACCTGCTCGAGCAGCACACCCTGCCCGCCGTCCGCATCAGGGTCCGCAAGCCGGCCGCACTGAGCCAGGCGGCCTCGGTCGGCGTAGCCATCGAACGAAGCCGGAAACCATGAAAAACACCACTTCCCGCGTCTGCCGTATCTTCACCCTGTCGCTTCTGCTCGCGCTGGTTGCCGGATGCGGTCCGCAACCGCCGGCCACACCCCCGGCAAGTCCGGACTCCGCAGCAGTCTCTGCCAGCGTCGACCTGCGCAGCATTGGCGCTGCCATCACCGGCCGCAGTGCGCTTGCATTGCGCGACGCCCTTGCCAGCGGAGAACTGCGTGCTGCGGAGGTCACCGCCGCGTACCTGAACAGGATCGAGTCGCTGGACGATGCCGGCCCGCAACTGCACGCGATCATCGAAATCAATCCCGACGCGCGGGCGCTTGCAGAAGCACTGGATGGGCGCTTTGCGCAGAATGGCCCCGTGGGGCCGCTGCACGGCGTGCCCGTGGTGCTGAAGGCCAACATCGACACCGCCGATGCCATGGCCACCAGCGCCGGGAGCATCGCTCTGGCGGACCATCACGCCAACCGGGACGCCTTCCTGGTGTCGCGCCTGCGCGAGGCGGGCGCCATCATCCTGGCAAAAACCAATCTCAGTGAGTGGGCCAACTTCCGCGACGACAACGCGTCAAGCGGCTGGAGCAGCCTCGGCGGACAGACCCGTAACCCCTTCGTGCTGGATCGCAACCCCTGCGGGTCCTCGAGTGGATCGGCCGTCGCCATCGCGGCAGATCTGGCGCCGCTGGCTGTCGGTACCGAGACCGATGGCTCCATCGTCTGCCCTGCGGGGATCAACGGCATCGTCGGGATCAAACCGACGCTCGGCCTGGTGAGTCGTGGCGGCATCATTCCGATCGCGATCTCCCAGGACACCGCGGGACCCATGGCCGCTGACGTGTTGAGCGCCGCCCTGCTGCTGGAAACCCTGGCCGCTGCAGACCCTGGGGACCCGGCCGCACACTCACTGCCTACCCCGGGTTTTCTGCCGGACACCGGCAAACTCCGCCTCGACGGTCTGCGCATCGGCGTGCTGCGGGAATACTTCGGTGTCGGAACCTTCCCGCAACTGGAGAATGTCTACCAGAGCGCCGTGGACCAGCTTGTTGAACTCGGCGCGGAAATCGTCGATCCGGTGACGCTGACGCGCTCGGACGATGCGCGCGATGCCGAGTTCGAAGTCCTGCTGCACGAATTCAAAGCCGGAATCGCCGACTACCTCCAGCAGCAGGGACGGCCAGCCGGTCTCGGCAATCTCGCGGATCTGATCCTCTACAACGATACCCACAGAGACCGGGTGATGCCGATCTTCGGCCAGAGCGTCTTTCTCGAAGCCGAGGCACGGGGAGATCTGACCTCGGACACCTACATCACCGCGCTGCAGGCCAGTCAGCAGGCGCTGCGCGATGCGGTGAACGGACTGTTCCAGGATCTTCAGATCGACGCGCTCTTCCATCCGGTCAACGGGCCGGCCTGGAAAATCGACTGGGTTGCCGGTGATCGCTACAGTTTCGGTGGCACCGCCTATGTGGCTGCGGTCACCGGTTATCCGAGTGTGGCAATTCCGGCGGGACTGGTTGCCGGGCTGCCGATTGCCGTGGCATTCACCGGGCTCGCCGACACGGATCAGCAGATCATCCAGATGGCCTGGGTTCTGGAACAGGCACTGGGTAAGCGGCCCCAGCCCCGGTTCATACCCACCCTCGAAACACAGCGCTGAGGGGCACCCGTTCGGAGCGTCAGGCCATCGGTGTGCGCTGCAGTGCCGCAATCGCATCGATTCGCGCCCGCGCCAGGGCAGCGCCCAGCGCCGCACCCGCAAGACCGCGGCTGCGCAGCGGCCCGGCAGTCACCGTCCGCGTCACGTCACGCACAGCCTGGAGCAGATCCGCCAGATCCACGTCGTGGAGCATCTCCAGAACTTCGAGCAGCGCAGCGAGGACTGAGTCCGGATTGAATCCACGAACCGAAACCAGTGCCTGGTAAACGTCTTCCGCCGGACTGTCACGCCAGCAGGTCAGCACATCCCGGTACTGCAGCACGGCAAGCGCAAGGGCACAGTGTCGACGCGGCGCCTTGATCCGCTCGCCGAATGCGCTGCAGGCATCCGGTTCCAGCACCGCCGTCATCGCTGCATAACGCTGCTCGATGCCGGCGAGGGACACCGGCACCACGGGCAACACCCGGGCAAACTCGGCAAACCAGGGGAACAGTGCGTCAGCCTGCTGCAGCACCTCGAAGAAACGCCCGGGTGCATCGGCAGCCAGCGCCTTTTCGAGTTCGATCCAGACCCGCTCCGCGGACAGTTCGCTGAGCCGGTGTTCTGCCGCGATCTCCCGCATCAGTTCGAGCGTTTCCGGTGCAACTTGGAAGTCCGTGAGTTTTGCCGCGAATCGGGCCACCCGGAACACCCGCAAGGGATCCTCTGCGAAGGCTGGTGAGACATGACGCAGTATCCGTGCTTCCAGATCCGCCTGACCGCCGAAGGGATCGATCAACTGACCGTCAGCCGCTTCGGCCATGGCGTTTACCGTGAGATCCCGGCGCAGAAGATCCTGCTCGAGTGTCACCTCCGCGCCCGCGTGTACCGCAAATCCGCGATGGCCCGGCCCGCTGCGTCGCTCAGTACGGGCCAGCGCGTACTCCTCACCGGTTTCAGGGTGCAGAAAGACCGGAAAATCCCGGCCTACCTGCCGGTAACCCTGATCCTCCATAGCCGCCACACTGCCACCCACAACCACCCAGTCCCGTTCCTTCACAGGCAGACCGAGCAGCCGGTCGCGTATCGCTCCACCAACCAGGTAGATTTCCATGGGCGCTGCAATTTCAACAGATCGGCCGGGCAGGATACTGGATCGCAGGCTTCCTGGCAGAATCCCGCTGCCTTGCACCGACGGCAGCCGGGACTCAGGCGGCCGCTTCTTCCGGTGGACAACTGGCAGAGGCCACCACGCTGTCCTGCCAGACGGATTCCAGATGTACGGGAAAGCCCCAGAGCCGATGCAGGTGTTTGAGCACCTCGGTCGCTGAATCCCCGAGTGGACGTCGGGCATGCCGAGTGTGACGCAGCGTGAGACTGCGATCGCCGTTCAGATCCACCTTCACCACCTGAATGTTCGGTTCCCGATCGCCCAGATTGTATTGACTGGCCAGCAGCTCCCGCACCCGCCGGTAGCCGCCGTTGTCATGAATGGCCGCTACTTCGATTTCCGGGGCCTCGTCGTCATCGACGACCCCGAACAACCGCAGTTCGCGCATCACCCGGGGAGACAGAAACTGCTGGATGAAGGACTCGTCCTTGAAATCGCGCATCGCGCCGTGCAGCACCCTCTGCCAGTTGCCGCCCGCGATGTCAGGGAACCATTCGCGATCCTCTGCGGTCGGTTCCATGCACATGCGCTTGAGATCGGCGTAGATGGCAAAGCCGAGTGCGTAGGGATTCACTCCGCGGTAGCCGGGATGATCGAATCCCGGCTGAAACAGCACCGCCGTGTGGGACGCCAGAAACTCCATCATGAAGCCGTCTGTGACCAGACCTTCGTCATAGAGCTGATTGAGCAGCGTGTAGTGCCAGAACGACGCCCAGCCTTCGTTCATCACCTGAGTCTGGCGCTGGGGATAAAAGTACTGGGCGATCTTGCGCACGATGCGGATAATTTCCCGCTGCCAGGGTTCGAGCAGGGGCGCATTCTTCTCGACAAAGTAGAGCAGGTTTTCCTGGGGCTCGCAGGGAAAACAGGGGGTTTCGTCCCGGTCCATCTCCTGTGCCCGGGGCAGTGTGCGCCACAGATCGTTGATGGTGCGCTGCACGTATTCCGCGCGCTCAGCCTGACGCCGCTTCTCTTCCTCAGCCGAGATCGGATAGGGCCGCTTGTAGCGATCCACACCATAGCTCATCAGTGCATGGCAGGAATCGAGTATCTCTTCCACCGCCTTCACGCCATGTCTTTCTTCGCAGGAGCGGATGTAGTTCCGCGCAAACAGCAGGTAGTCGATGATGGCGCCCGCATCCGTCCAGCTCCTGAACAGATAATTGCCTTTGAAAAAGGAATTGTGTCCGTAGCAGGCATGGGCGATCACCAGTGCCTGCATGGTCATACTGTTTTCTTCCATCAGGTAGCTGATACAGGGATTCGAGTTGATGACAATTTCGTAAGCAAGACCCATCACGCCCCGCTGATAGTTGCGCTGCACTTCCACGAACTGCTTACCGAAAGACCAGTGGCTGTAGCCCAGGGGCATTCCGATCGAGGCATAGGCATCCATCATCTGATCCGAGCGGATGATTTCGATCTGATTGGGATAAGTATCCAGTCCGAAGCCTTCCGCAATACGGCCGATTTCACGGTCGTAGTCGCCGATGAGCTCAAAGTTCCAGTCGCTGCCTTCCGAGAGCGGCTGTCGGGTCCGCGCCCTGTTTCCGCTCATGCTGCATCCCTCTTCTGAAAGAGATCGTGGAACACGGGAAAGATGTCGCCCGGCGTCATGATCTGTCTCTGGGCAAAGGTATTCGGAAATTTCTTCGCGACCTCTTCGTATTCGCGCCACAGCGCCTGGTGGCTGCGCTGGGTGATTTCCACATAAGCGAAGTACTGCACCAGCGGCAGCAGCTGTTCTTCCAGGACCTTTCTGCAGACCGGAGAATCGTCGTTCCAGTTGTCGCCGTCTGAGGCCTGGGCGCCATAGATGTTCCACTGATTCGGCGAATACTTTTTCTCGATCACCTCGTGCATGAGCTTCAGAGCGCTCGACACCACGGTCCCGCCGGTTTCCCGGGAGTAGAAGAACTCCTGCTCGTCCACCTCCTTGGCTACTGTGTGATGCCGGATGAAGACAACTTCGGTACGCTGATAGTGCCGCTTCAGGAACATGTACAGCAGCAGGTAAAAGCGCTTCGCCATGTCCTTGATCTGCTGATCCATGGATCCTGACACATCCATCAGACAGAACATCACCGCCTGGGAGGTCGGCAGCGGCTTCTTCAGATGCAGGTGATAGCGCAGATCGTTGGTGTCCAGAAAGGGCACCCTGGCGATCCGCCGTTCCAGTTTGCCGATTTCCTCGCGCAGCCGGTACACGGACAGTTCGTCACCATCCCGGGCTGCTTCCGCGAGTTTTTCTTCGGCGGCAGCGAGCAGCTTCCGGGACTCGCCGGACAGGGCTATGCGGCGCGCCTTGGATGCCCGCAATGATCGCAGCACCGAGAGTTTCGCCGGCACACCGTCCGTGCTGAAACCCGCATGCTCGTATTTGAAACTGTGGTTTCCCTTGAGATGGCGTTTGGTGAGATTCGGCAGGGCCAGGTCGTCGAAGAGGAACTCCAGGAACTCCTCCTGGGAGATCTGAAAGGCAAACTCGTCCATACCTTCCCCGGAATTGGCCGCCTCTCCACCTGCACCTCCACCACCGCCGCCTTCCGGACGCTTGATCCGGTCTCCGGCCACGAACTCCCTGTTGCCGGGATGGACGACGCTGCGATTTCCGCCTGAGCCGTGCTGAAAAACCGGCTCAGACAGGTCGTCTGCGGGAATCACGACTTCTTCGCCGCGATCCATATCGGTTATGGAGCGTTTGGATACCGCCTCGGTCACCGCCTCCTTGATGCGCTTCCGGTATCGGTCCAGGAAGCGCTGACGATTAACCGTGCTCTTGTTTTTCGCATTCAGTCTGCGATCGATGATGTACGACACGACACCCCTCCGTCATGTATCGATCATTGCGACTTGCGCACTCTCAGATACCATTCCGCCAGCAGCCGCACCTGCTTTTCCGTGTAGCCGCGGCGCACCATGCGGGCCACGAAATCATCGTGCTTGCGCTGATCGTCGCTGGAGGACTTGGCGTTGAAAGAGATGACCGGCAACAGATCCTCCGTGTTCGAAAACATCTTCTTCTCGATCACCGTGCGCAGCTTCTCGTAGCTCAGCCAGGAGGGATTGTGGCCGTTGTTGTTGGCCCTCGCCCGCAGCACGAAGTTCACGATCTCATTACGGAAATCCTTCGGATTGCTGATACCGGCAGGCTTTTCGATCTTCTCCAGTTCCTCGTTCAGTGTCGCCCGGTTGAGAATGTCTCCGGTCTCCGGATCCCGATACTCCTGATCCTGAATCCAGAAGTCCGCATAGGTGACGTAGCGGTCGAAGATGTTCTGCCCGTACTCCGAGTAGGACTCGAGATAGGCAGTCTGGATTTCCTTGCCGATGAACTCCACGTACTTCGGCGACAGGAACTCCTTGATGTAACGCAGCAGGCGATCCCGGGTCTCCTGATCGTACTGTTCCTGCTCGATCTGCTGTTCGAGCACGTACATCAGATGGACCGGATTTGCGGCCACTTCGGTGGCATCGAAATTGAACACTTTGGAGAGAATCTTGAACGCGAAACGGGTGGACTGCCCGCTCATGCCTTCCGCAACTCCGGCGCCGTCCCGGTATTCCTGAATGCTCTTCGCCTTCGGGTCGGTGTCTTTGAGGTTTTCACCGTCGTAGACGCGCATTTTCGAGTACACGCTGGAATTTTCGGGTTCTTTCAAACGGGAAAGCACCGAGTACTGGGCCAGCATGCGCAGCGTATCAGGCGCACAGGGTGCCGCATGCAGAGAACTGTCGGAGATCAGTTTCTGATAGATTTTGATCTCTTCGCTCACTCTCAGACAGTACGGCACCTTCACAATGTAGACACGGTCGATGAAGGCTTCGTTGTTCTTGTTGTTGCGGAACGTCTGCCATTCGGATTCGTTGGAATGCGCCAGAATGATGCCGTCGAAAGGAATCGCTCCGATGGCTTCGGTACCGTTGTAGTTGCCTTCCTGGGTTGCTGTCAGCAGCGGATGCAGCACCTTGATCGGCGCCTTGAACATCTCCACGAATTCGAGCATGCCCTGGTTTGCCTTGCAGAGGCCGCCGGAGAAACTGTAGGCATCCGGATCGTTCTGCTCGAAATCTTCGAGCTTGCGGATATCCACCTTGCCTACCAGCGCGGAGATGTCCTGGTTGTTTTCATCGCCCGGCTCGGTCTTCGCGACCGCCACCTGATCGAGAATCGACGGCAACTTCTTCACCACCCGGAACTGGGTGATGTCTCCGCCCATCTCTTTCAGGCGTTTGGCCGCCCAGGGTGACATCACACCGCGGATGTAGCGGCTGGGAATACCGTACTCCTCTTCGAGGATGGCGCTGTCCTCCAGCGGATCGAACAGCCCGAGCGGCGATTCGTTTACCGGCGAGCCTTTCAACGCGTAGAACGGCGTGCGCTGCATCAGCGACTTGAGCTTCTCCGCCAGCGAACTCTTGCCGCCGCCCACCGGACCCAGCAGATACAGGATCTGCTTGCGCTCTTCGAGGCCCTGCGCCGCATGGCGGAAGAACGAGACGATCTGCTCGATGCATTCTTCCATGCCGTAGAACTCGCCGAAGGCGGGGTAGCGTTTGATGATCTTGTTGGAAAAGATTCTCGAGAGCCGGGAATCTTTTGAGGTGTCTACGAACTCCGGCTCTCCGATGGCGAGCAGAAGTCGTTCCGAGGCGGTGGCATAGACGCTGGGGTCCTGCCTGCAGAGATCCAGATACTCCGTGAGCGAAAGCTCCTCTTCCAGCGCAGCGTCATAACGATGCTGATAGTGTTCGAATACTCCCATGGCCAGCTCTCCTTTGCTGCTTCCGGTTGTCCGAAGCTTGAAGCTACTAACGCTTCTACATTGGATCCTAGA from Pseudomonadales bacterium carries:
- a CDS encoding multifunctional CCA tRNA nucleotidyl transferase/2'3'-cyclic phosphodiesterase/2'nucleotidase/phosphatase, giving the protein MEIYLVGGAIRDRLLGLPVKERDWVVVGGSVAAMEDQGYRQVGRDFPVFLHPETGEEYALARTERRSGPGHRGFAVHAGAEVTLEQDLLRRDLTVNAMAEAADGQLIDPFGGQADLEARILRHVSPAFAEDPLRVFRVARFAAKLTDFQVAPETLELMREIAAEHRLSELSAERVWIELEKALAADAPGRFFEVLQQADALFPWFAEFARVLPVVPVSLAGIEQRYAAMTAVLEPDACSAFGERIKAPRRHCALALAVLQYRDVLTCWRDSPAEDVYQALVSVRGFNPDSVLAALLEVLEMLHDVDLADLLQAVRDVTRTVTAGPLRSRGLAGAALGAALARARIDAIAALQRTPMA
- a CDS encoding YeaH/YhbH family protein, yielding MSYIIDRRLNAKNKSTVNRQRFLDRYRKRIKEAVTEAVSKRSITDMDRGEEVVIPADDLSEPVFQHGSGGNRSVVHPGNREFVAGDRIKRPEGGGGGGAGGEAANSGEGMDEFAFQISQEEFLEFLFDDLALPNLTKRHLKGNHSFKYEHAGFSTDGVPAKLSVLRSLRASKARRIALSGESRKLLAAAEEKLAEAARDGDELSVYRLREEIGKLERRIARVPFLDTNDLRYHLHLKKPLPTSQAVMFCLMDVSGSMDQQIKDMAKRFYLLLYMFLKRHYQRTEVVFIRHHTVAKEVDEQEFFYSRETGGTVVSSALKLMHEVIEKKYSPNQWNIYGAQASDGDNWNDDSPVCRKVLEEQLLPLVQYFAYVEITQRSHQALWREYEEVAKKFPNTFAQRQIMTPGDIFPVFHDLFQKRDAA
- a CDS encoding PrkA family serine protein kinase, whose product is MGVFEHYQHRYDAALEEELSLTEYLDLCRQDPSVYATASERLLLAIGEPEFVDTSKDSRLSRIFSNKIIKRYPAFGEFYGMEECIEQIVSFFRHAAQGLEERKQILYLLGPVGGGKSSLAEKLKSLMQRTPFYALKGSPVNESPLGLFDPLEDSAILEEEYGIPSRYIRGVMSPWAAKRLKEMGGDITQFRVVKKLPSILDQVAVAKTEPGDENNQDISALVGKVDIRKLEDFEQNDPDAYSFSGGLCKANQGMLEFVEMFKAPIKVLHPLLTATQEGNYNGTEAIGAIPFDGIILAHSNESEWQTFRNNKNNEAFIDRVYIVKVPYCLRVSEEIKIYQKLISDSSLHAAPCAPDTLRMLAQYSVLSRLKEPENSSVYSKMRVYDGENLKDTDPKAKSIQEYRDGAGVAEGMSGQSTRFAFKILSKVFNFDATEVAANPVHLMYVLEQQIEQEQYDQETRDRLLRYIKEFLSPKYVEFIGKEIQTAYLESYSEYGQNIFDRYVTYADFWIQDQEYRDPETGDILNRATLNEELEKIEKPAGISNPKDFRNEIVNFVLRARANNNGHNPSWLSYEKLRTVIEKKMFSNTEDLLPVISFNAKSSSDDQRKHDDFVARMVRRGYTEKQVRLLAEWYLRVRKSQ